Genomic DNA from Solanum pennellii chromosome 3, SPENNV200:
TTATGTCGTAAGaattttgtgtttatatataataatattttttatcaaaagataTTAGTAATATCATGAGATTAATCTATATAAAGATTAAATTATATCccccaaattttttttatttatattcttgattttatattttatatttcttctaataaattcatttaaataaattaacttgtcatttttattatttaaagagAGATGTTTGGTGctaaataaatcaatataatattgaaaatatgagttatttaatattttactaattgaatatatatatatatatatatatatatatatatatatatatttctgtGTGTATGagattttctaattatttatattttaaacaatttatataattgtatacatattaaaattacaacttcaaatttttatgtatgtatgtagaTGATTTATTCGATTTTATAACTATCACTTACGGTCTTTTCGGCTTTAAAAATAGATAGTCTATCTTTTCTTAGTTGAAAATTGATCAgtcaatttattaagatgataATTATTTACCCTCAAATAATTCAAGTGAGAAAATAACAAACATgccaataaaattatttttccccTAGCTAGGTAGAAAATgccacaaaaaataatattgtcgACAATTATCTATTGTGACCTAATtacataaatcaaaaaatattttaataatttaaggATATAATTGAAAAGAAGCTTTTTATAGAGTTTTAatccaaacataagattagTTAGAAATTAATGAatcaaacacttgataaaaaaaataaattttacattatttatgCGATACtaatttatgcattattagtCTCTATATTACTGGTCTCTGCTTTATTATTCTTTGTACAAAATAACCCCTGAAAGTGTTATATAAGCCGATTAAGTTGAGTTTGAATGGATGaactaaatttaataaataactttaaaaGTATGTGCAAATTACAAAGCCATATATCTTGGCAATGTCAATGTCATAATTTACACTATtggacttcttttttttttaatcacaaCCGACGCtcattagttttatttatttggtatatattaataataataactataaaTAGAAGTAAAAGAAGAGTAGAAAAAGAGAAGATTGTTCACACAGCTAATTTACAACCCAACAAAACAAACACATTGTAATCAAAATCAATGGGTGAAATAGATAAATGTGATGAAGAAATGcctaaatttctaaatttcaTTGCTTGTGTTGTTGAAAGAGTAGCTGAAAGAAATGATGTGAAGAGTAGATCAAAAATTTCTATATTTGATGGACTTAGTAGGCCTGCAATTTCTGTTCAAAGTTACTTGGAGAGGATATTCAAATATGCAAATTGTAGCCCTTCTTGTTTCATCGTCGCCTATATTTATCTTGATCGATTCTCACAGATGCAGCCATTGTTGCCCATCAATTCTTTCAATGTTCATCGCTTACTCATTACAAGTGTATTGGTTTCGGCTAAATTCATGGATGATATGTGAGTTCGTTCAATTCCCTTTCTTTGCAAATTACATACATTTCACATAATATCATACAGATAGCaatcacattatatatatacaccaaAAAAATAGAACAGAGCTAGTAGGGTGAAAAACAGAGTTTTGCTTCACAACTTTCTATACTTAGGAAAAAATTAGcgaaattttttcattttactattttttttaagacttaCGAAATTAGATGTTTaagatcataaattttaagtttttttttttaaaaaagatatgaCTAATCAGACATAATCGTCAAACAAATTGAATCGATTGGAGTAATTGTTTACTTTGTAATGTAAGTAGTATAACAGGTCATTTGCCAGATGGGATGATGACtataatgatttgatttttagaaAATAGATACTTTGGAAAGAACTTTCtataatgatttatttttgattcGAAATAAGTtattgtaaaattaattaatttgaaactaattattttagaataaattatcttataattatgatataaatagttaaacattaaaattttattttttaactatttttattcaaaattaattatttttatcgttCACACTAAACTAAACGATCCTTTAATGGACTGGATTTGAGAATGCACATAGACAGGTAGATTCctgctgtttttttttttaaaaaaaaaaaaacttttacatCTACAAATACTAGTACAAATTAGTGAAAGTAtgtgtaattatttttgaataataaaaaattacctTGAAATTGGTGCCACACAGTATGAAAACTCTTGTGAAAGAGTAGTTTGTAAGCATCATGTATCCTGACTTTGACACAATTAGTTAACTTACTATTTCTTTCAACTTCGTTGACCTTACATCATTAATTCCTTAAACAAATTGTTAGTGTCTAACCTAAGGAATTATCTTTACCTATACTAATAGAATGTTATTTAAttgctttgttttttttaaaattaaaaaaaaggaaccTAAAATGTGAAGGCTAAAAATACAAGGTAATATCTTATCATCGGGCTAAATTTTGATagatatatatatcttttatagataaaatttattttgtatgtatACTAATAAAAACGTAATAAATATTTGATGGAATAATCAAGAAGCATGCGAGCTAATTGGGTACATtgcaattaaattttttttaaagcgTACAAGGTACATTTAGATACCAAGTTGCCGACGCCGTCCTGAAGCAAAAATAGTGTCAAATAAGAACATGTGAATTTTGGAAATGTCCATGTTTCAAATCCAGACAAAATCACATAAGATATGATGTGCTGTCTTTTGTCTGCTGACCTTCCTGAacatttttaagtggctataaattatttagttaaggtaaaaaataaattttaaagttaaattattttttattataaaaaataatattctttttaaaaatatataagtaccATTTTAATCTACGTCTGAATTCTTAGAgacatatttataatatattcagGTCTTATTActctctaaatttattttatatataatttttaccctttttcggctaatgtggcactatcttgtgaaTTCAGTatgtattgatatttttttcaaattagtgTCACGTAGAtaaaaaaggggtagaaaattatttataaaataagttcagggggtaataagaccttagtataatataagtgtgttttgaaattttgggcatagattgaggggctacttatttatgaattaataaaaagaaatttctatcacataatttgagaaagaaaaaatattaaagttccGTATTTAATTAGTACTTTAGTTGGACTCTATAGTAATGaattatgcaaattttattagtattgttatagtataatattaaataatttctaGTTTAAATTTGCCTCTACTAATGAAATgcaaattaattaagtttttgtgtggctataaattattttattaagagtGAAAGAGTAATAAATATTGCTTGCTTATTATACTAATAAATGAAAgtttttattaacattaatattaAATGTCATATAATCTACATTAATAGGATTAGTGCTTTGTGAACAatacataattataattttttaactatgCCTAGCTCTGTAGCtttgacattttcttttttttcgtCGGTTGATCTTCTATTTTGTTTTtgctttataaaaataaaattaaaaaaatgatttggtAAGTGGAATATCCAATTGTAGATCTGAAATCTTGATTTTTAGAAAGGCATTATTAGCTGTCATTCAACTCTTTGCTATTGTCActaattaaattacaattaaTTTGCTTTTTTAGTAGCTTTCAACTTAATTCCTTGATGTGAAGTTTATAATCAGTGATCCTCCACTACAGgcaatcccccccccccccccNNNNNNNNNNNNNNNNNNNNNNNNNNNNNNNNNNNNNNNNNNNNNNNNNNNN
This window encodes:
- the LOC107012954 gene encoding cyclin-U4-1-like is translated as MGEIDKCDEEMPKFLNFIACVVERVAERNDVKSRSKISIFDGLSRPAISVQSYLERIFKYANCSPSCFIVAYIYLDRFSQMQPLLPINSFNVHRLLITSVLVSAKFMDDIFYNNGYYGKVGGISTREMNLLEVDFLFGIGFELNVTPTTFHTYCSYLHTEMLMLEIPMPLKIVNQQYCCVNDDESSTHELDVSQIIQKILD